ACGTTTCCTTCTCGTTCCGGGGTAATGAACCGGTGCGCGAAGCTATTCACGCCGTTTTCCTGTATCACGCTATCCGCAACGGTATGGATATGGGCATCGTCAACGCCGGGCAGCTGGCGATTTATGATGATTTACCTGCTGAACTGCGCGACGCCGTTGAAGACGTGATCCTCAACCGCCGCGACGATGGTACTGAGCGTCTGCTTGAACTTGCCGAAAAATACCGTGGCAGCAAGGACGATGGCGAAGCCAACAAACAGCAGGCGGAATGGCGCAGCTGGGAAGTCAAAAAACGCCTTGAATACTCGCTGGTGAAAGGCATTACCGAATTTATCGAACTGGATACCGAAGAGTGTCGCCAGCTCGCTGCGCGGCCGATTGAAGTGATCGAAGGTCCGCTGATGGACGGCATGAACGTTGTCGGTGACCTGTTTGGTGCCGGTAAAATGTTCCTGCCGCAGGTGGTGAAGTCTGCGCGCGTAATGAAGCAGGCCGTGGCCTATCTGGAGCCGTACATCGAAGCGAGTAAGGAGAAGGGCCAGACCAACGGCAAAATCCTGCTTGCGACAGTAAAAGGCGACGTACATGACATCGGCAAAAACATCGTTGGCGTGGTACTGCAATGCAATAACTACGAGATTATCGATCTCGGTGTGATGGTGCCCACCGACAAAATCCTGAAAACGGCCATTGAAGAAAATGTCGATATCATCGGGCTTTCGGGGCTGATCACGCCGTCGCTGGATGAAATGGTTAACGTGGCGAAAGAGATGGAACGTCGAGGTTTCACCATGCCGTTGCTGATTGGCGGCGCGACCACCTCAAAAGCGCACACCGCGGTTAAAATCGAACAAAACTACAGTGGCGCGACCTGTTATGTGCAAAATGCCTCGCGTTCTGTCGGCGTGGTCTCGGCCTTGCTGTCAAAAGATCAGCGTGACGCGTTTATCGAACGTACGCGCAAAGAGTACGACACCGTGCGTATCCAGCATGCACGTAAAAAACCCCGCACACCGCCGGTCAGCCTTGAGGTCGCCCGCGATAACGCGATGACCATTGACTGGGACAATTACACGCCGCCTGTCGCTCACCGGCTGGGCATTCAGAAAGTGGAAGCCAGCATTGAAACGCTGCGTAATTACATCGACTGGACGCCTTTCTTCATGACCTGGTCGCTGGCCGGTAAATACCCGCGCATTCTTGAAGATGAAGTGGTCGGCGAGGAAGCGAAGCGCCTGTTCAAAGATGCCAATGACCTGCTGGATAAACTCTCCACAGAGAAATTGCTTAATCCGCGTGGTGTCGTCGGCTTGTTCCCTGCAAACCGCAAGGGTGATGACATTGAAATCTATAGCGATGAACGTCGTGAAGACGTGCTGGTCGTCAGCCATCATTTACGTCAGCAAACCGAAAAAAACGACTTCGCCAACTACTGTCTGGCGGACTTTGTTGCGCCGAAATCCAGCGGCAAGAAAGATTACATGGGCGCGTTCGCCGTCACCGGCGGGCTGGAAGAAGACGCGCTGGCTGAGGCGTATGACAAGCAACATGATGATTATAATAAAATCATGATTAAAGCGCTGTCAGACCGTCTGGCAGAAGCGTTCGCAGAATACCTGCATGAAAAAGTGCGTAAGGTTTACTGGGGCTTTGCGCCGACAGAAAATCTGAGCAATGAAGAACTGATCCGCGAGAATTATCAGGGCATCCGTCCGGCTCCTGGTTATCCGGCCTGTCCTGAACACACTGAAAAAGGTCAAATCTGGAAACTGCTTGATGTCGAAGCCAACACCGGTATGCAACTGACCGAATCCTTCGCCATGTGGCCGGGGGCGGCGGTATCGGGCTGGTATTTCAGTCACCCGGACAGCAAATATTTCGCCGTGGCGCAGATTCAGCGTGATCAGGTGGAAGATTATGCGGCGCGTAAAAATATGCCTGTCGCCGAAGTCGAACGCTGGCTGGCGCCGAACTTAGGTTACGACGCCGACTGATCCTGAATACTCCCGCTCTCTGGAGGTGAAAACAGGCAGAAGAGTAAAGCGTCCGCGCCATGGATGGCGCGGTTCGAGCCATCAGGGATGATTTTACGGCGTCTTTACGATCTGCCTGTTTTCACTGATCCTGACATTCATCCTCAGCCCTCGTCCGGTTCCACCTGCCATTTCTCTGCTTCTTTAAATCAGTTCACTTCCACATCAATGTGCAATGCGTCATAGCGCCAGTATTCCAGATCGCAGTCGATAACCCGGTCATGCTGGTCACGGTTGATACGCGTAATAAACAGCGCCGGACTGCCGGAAGCAACTTTCAGCGCATGTGACGCTTGTTCAGACAGCAATGTCGGCACCATGTCGAAACGCACGCGTCCATAGTGGATGTCATAGCGGGATGCGTACAAATCAGTCAGCGATGTCGTGAGATCCGCGTCAAGAATGCCCTGAAAATACAGCGGATTAAGATAGTGCTCGACATACAAAACCGGGCGTTTATCGATATAACGCAGCCGGCGGATACATATCACCTCACTCTCAGACGGTAACAGTAACTTCTGGCAGACAGTCTCACTGGCAACGCAGTGCTTCGCATCGATCACTTCGGTCTGCGCGCTACGTCCCTGGTCTTTCGCCATCGCGTGAAAGTGACTTCTTTGCAACGGGTTGTAAATAATGCGGGGCGGTGACACAAACCAGCCACGGCGTACTTCCCGGTAGATCAGCCCCTGTGCCTCAAGCTGGCTTAATGCTTCCCGTATTGTGATACGGGTTGTGGAAAATTGTTCACTTAACGCCCGCTCAGAAGGCAGCCTTCCCTCGGCAGAAAATGCCCCGGCCGCAATACTTTCGCTCAATGCCTTGCAGATAACAGCAAGGGTGGTCTGCGATTCACTCATCGGTCAGCAAGCCTCATTTCAGTGCGTTTTTGCACCAATCCGGCTCTTTATCGCGTAAATAATGTGCGCGTGTTAACAGCGATAAGCTTAAAACTGCTGCTTTTTCACGCTGACATATAATTATCACAATTGAGCGTTAGATTGGCTTGGTTCTTGCTGGACTAGACCAGCACTTCACACACTACCATCCGGAGCATCCGTTATGAAACAGTTGTTCGCATCTGTGTTAACCAGCGCGCTTGTCCTCTCCTCCTCATCGGTATTTGCCGCTGAGCCTCCTGCTGAACTCCTGAAAGCGGCGCAAGCCGAAGGAACCGTAAACAGCGTCGGTATGCCTGATGACTGGGCGAACTGGAAAGCCACCTGGAGTGATCTGAATACCAAATATGGCCTGAAACACAGCGATACCGACA
The Rahnella variigena genome window above contains:
- a CDS encoding UTRA domain-containing protein, translated to MSESQTTLAVICKALSESIAAGAFSAEGRLPSERALSEQFSTTRITIREALSQLEAQGLIYREVRRGWFVSPPRIIYNPLQRSHFHAMAKDQGRSAQTEVIDAKHCVASETVCQKLLLPSESEVICIRRLRYIDKRPVLYVEHYLNPLYFQGILDADLTTSLTDLYASRYDIHYGRVRFDMVPTLLSEQASHALKVASGSPALFITRINRDQHDRVIDCDLEYWRYDALHIDVEVN
- the metH gene encoding methionine synthase; its protein translation is MTNRVEALHKQLAQRILVLDGGMGTMIQSYRLEEEDYRGERFADWESDLKGNNDLLVLSKPEVIVEIHNGYLAAGADILETNTFNSTTIAMADYHMESLSAEINYEAARLARQCADEWTARTPDKPRYVAGVLGPTNRTASISPDVNDPAFRNVSFDQLVQAYRESTRALIEGGADLIMIETIFDTLNAKAATFAVESEFEAMGIVLPVMVSGTITDASGRTLSGQTTEAFYNSLRHVKPLTFGLNCALGPDELRQYVAELSRIAECYVTAHPNAGLPNAFGDYDLEAKEMAEHIAEWARSGFLNIVGGCCGTTPAHIAAMVKAVEGVPPRALPVIPVACRLAGLEPLTIDPQTLFVNVGERTNVTGSARFKRLIKEEKYSEALAVARQQVESGAQIIDINMDEGMLDAEAAMVRFLNLIAGEPDIARVPIMIDSSKWDVIEKGLKCIQGKGIVNSISMKEGEEAFLHHARMVRRYGAAVVVMAFDETGQADTRARKIEICLRAYKLLTEKVGFPPEDIIFDPNIFAVATGIEEHNNYAVDFIEACADIKTQLPHALISGGVSNVSFSFRGNEPVREAIHAVFLYHAIRNGMDMGIVNAGQLAIYDDLPAELRDAVEDVILNRRDDGTERLLELAEKYRGSKDDGEANKQQAEWRSWEVKKRLEYSLVKGITEFIELDTEECRQLAARPIEVIEGPLMDGMNVVGDLFGAGKMFLPQVVKSARVMKQAVAYLEPYIEASKEKGQTNGKILLATVKGDVHDIGKNIVGVVLQCNNYEIIDLGVMVPTDKILKTAIEENVDIIGLSGLITPSLDEMVNVAKEMERRGFTMPLLIGGATTSKAHTAVKIEQNYSGATCYVQNASRSVGVVSALLSKDQRDAFIERTRKEYDTVRIQHARKKPRTPPVSLEVARDNAMTIDWDNYTPPVAHRLGIQKVEASIETLRNYIDWTPFFMTWSLAGKYPRILEDEVVGEEAKRLFKDANDLLDKLSTEKLLNPRGVVGLFPANRKGDDIEIYSDERREDVLVVSHHLRQQTEKNDFANYCLADFVAPKSSGKKDYMGAFAVTGGLEEDALAEAYDKQHDDYNKIMIKALSDRLAEAFAEYLHEKVRKVYWGFAPTENLSNEELIRENYQGIRPAPGYPACPEHTEKGQIWKLLDVEANTGMQLTESFAMWPGAAVSGWYFSHPDSKYFAVAQIQRDQVEDYAARKNMPVAEVERWLAPNLGYDAD